One Caviibacter abscessus genomic window, TATCAGCGATGATAAAAAGTATAAGAGGTAGTGATGAAAATAGTGCTGTATATTGGTTAAGTTCAATGCTAATTGATGGAGAAGATCCGATGTATATTGCAAGAAGACTTGTAATATCAGCATCAGAAGATATTGGACTTGCAAATCCTAATGCACTTAAGTTGGCAGTTGCAGCAATGCAAGCTGTTGAAAAGATAGGAATGCCAGAATGTAGAATAATACTTTCTCAATGTGCTATATATCTTGCATTATCTCCCAAAAGTAATAGTGCATATTTAGCGGTAAATAAGGCATTTGAGAATATAAATACAGAAGGCGTTCAAAAAGTACCTTTTCATTTAACAAAAGCAGGAGCTACTAAATACAAATATCCACACGATTATGAAAATCATTATGTTAATCAAAAATATATGGAAAAAGAAATAAAATTATACGAGCCTTGTAATAATAAGATTGAAAAGGCGTTAAAGGAGAATAAATATGGGAAATAATATAATATATCCGTTACTTGCAATAGTAGCAGGGATATCTGTAACTCTTCAAGGTCCAATAAATACGAGCCTTGGGAAAAGTTTGAAAAGTCCTGATTTGGCTACTTTTTGGGCATTTTTTGGAGGAACAGTTTTAATTGGGATATATCTTTTGGCAAAAAAAGAACCAGTACCTGATTTAGCACAAATAAAAGAAATACCAGTTTGGTCTTATTTAGGTGCAGTAACAGGAATAATATATGTTGCTTTAGTAATACTTGTAACTCCTAAACTTGGAGTTGGGACAACAACAGTTCTTTTACTTTTAGCACAAATAATTACGGCTTTAGTTTTAGATCATTTTGGAGTTTTTGGATTTATTGCAAAACCGATAAATTTAGTAAAAGTTGCTGGAGTAGTACTAATGACAGGAGGAGTGTTTTTAATAAGTAAATGATGAAAAAAATAAGTATAGCCCCTATGGTAGACAGAACAACAAATCATTTTAGAGATTTTATAAGACTAATAAATAAAGATGTTACGTTATATACCGAAATGATTACAGATAAGGCAATTATTAACGGAGATGAAAAAAAATTGCTTGAATTTAATGAAAAACAGCAACCTCTTGTTTTACAAATTGCTACAAGCAGTGAAAAAGACATTTCTCTTGCTATGAAAAAAATTAACAAATATGATTATAGTGAAATAGATGTTAATGCGGGTTGCCCATCAAATAGGGTTTCTGACAATAAAATGGGAGCTTATTTAATGTCAGATATTGAGTTTCTTTGTAAAATAGTTAGAGAAATAAAAAATAATACAGATAAACCTGTTACAGTAAAACACCGAATAGGAATAGATGGTACCGGAATACTTAAAAATGATAAAAAAATAGTTAGTTATGAAGAGCTTTTATATTTTATAGATAAGCTAAATGAACAAGGAGTTAATAAATTTATAATTCATAGCAGAATAGCTATATTAAAAGGTCTTACTCCAGATGAAAATAGAAAAATACCAAAACTTGATTATGGTATGGTCTATAAAGTAAAAAAAGATAGACCGCATCTTAATATTGAAATAAATGGTGGAATTAAAACAATGGAAGAAGTACATGAACATTTAAAGTACGTAGATTCTGTTATGATAGGTCGTGCTGCATATGATAATCCAATGTTACTTAATGTGAAACAAATTAGTTATGAACAGATTTTAGAAGGAATTATTAGGGATATTTCAAATTTAAAAGGAAAGCCATATCATTATTTAATGCACACTTTAGGTTTATTTTATGGCACGAAATACAGTAAATTATGGAAAAATTGTGTTGCAAGAACAGATGTTTGTGAAAAAAATGTACAAAATTTCCTTAAAACCTATTTTAAAAATTAAAAAATATGATATAATGTAAGTGTAAAAAGTAAAGTTATATATGGAGGTTATTTCATGAAAGTTGTTGTAGTAGGAGCAAACCACGCGGGGACAGCTGCTATAAATACTATGCTAGACAATTATACAAATGTAGAAGTTACAGTATTTGATAAAAATTCAAATATAAGTTTTCTTGGTTGTGGAATGGCATTATGGATTGGTGGTCAAATATCAGGACCTGAAGGATTATTTTATTCTTCAAAAGAAAAGTTAGAATCTAAAGGTGCAAATATACATATGGAAACAGAAGTACAAGAAATAGATATTAACAATAAAATTGTATATGCTAAAGGAAAAGATGGTAAGGAGTATAAAGAATCTTATGATAAATTAATACTTTCAACAGGTTCATTACCAATAGATTTACCTGTAAAAGGAAAAGAATTAGAAAATGTACAATTTGTAAAATTATATCAAAATGCAGCAGAAGTAATTGATAAATTAAAAAACACAGAAATTAAACATGTAACTGTTGTCGGAGCTGGATATATTGGTGTTGAACTTGCAGAAGCATTTAAGAGAAATGGAAAAGAGGTTACTCTTATAGATGCTTGTGGAGATTGCTTATCTTCATATTATGATGCAGAATTTAGAGCTGAAATATCAAAAGTGTTGGCAGAAAATGGAATAGAGTTAAAATTTGGAGAAAGATTACAAGAGATAAAAGGAACAACAAAAGTAGAATCTATTGTAACTGATAAGGGTGAAATATCAACAGATATGGTAATACTTTGTGCAGGATTTAGACCTAATACGGATTTATTAAAAGATAAATTGGAATTATATAAAAATGCTTACAAAGTAAACAGAAAACAAGAAACATCTGTTAAAGATGTATATGCAATAGGAGATTGTGCTACTTTATATGATAATTCAATTAAAAATATAAATTACATAGCACTTGCAACAAATGCAGTAAGATCAGGAATTATAGCTGCCCATAATGCTTGTGGAACAGAAATAGAATCAATTGGTGTTCAAGGATCAAATGGAATATCAATATATGGACTTAACATGGTTTCAACAGGTATAACTGAAGAAAATGCAAAAATCCTAGGTATGGACGTACTATCAACAAGTTTTAAAGATTTACAAAAACCTGCGTTTATAACTTACAACAATGATAATGTTATGATAAAAATAGTTTATGAAAAAGAAAGTAGAAGAATAGTTGGTGCACAAATAGCTTCAACTCAAGATATTTCAATGGGGATACACTTATTCTCACTTGCAATACAAGAAGAAGTCACTATTGATAAATTTAAATTACTTGATATATTCTTCTTACCACATTTCAATCAACCGTATAATTATATAACAATGGCTGCGTTATCAGCTAAATAAGGAGGAAAACTATGAGCAAAGTAATATATTATGGTGGAGAAAATAAAGTAGATGTTATGTTAGAATCAGTTGTAGCAAAGGAAGGTTTTACTTTAGTAAACTTTTTTGCAACTTGGTGTGGACCTTGTAAATCTTTAGCACCGGTTCTTGAAGAATTATCTGAAGAAGTTAATTACAGTATTATTAAAATTGATGTAGATCAATATACTGATTTAGCTGCTTTTTATGGTGTAAGAAGTATACCAACTACTATAATTTTTAAAGATGGAAAACCTGTGGAAACTTTAATTGGTGGAAGATCAAAAGAAACTCTTGTTAAAGAAATGCAAGAAATAATGAGTAAATAAATAAAAAGGAACAATCCAAAATATTTGGAAAGTTCCTTTTTTATATAAACTATCTATTCATAAGATTTTTGTGACATTTAATTAATGCTTTTTTTATTTCTTCTTCATCAATACAAGTTATTTTCCCGTTTTCCATTACAATATTACCGTTAATAATACTTGTAACAACTTCAAATCCGCTTACAGAATAACTCAACATTGAAATTAAATTGTTTTTAGGAAGCAGATGAGTTTTGTTTATATCAATTAAGATTAAATCTGCTAATTTATTAGCTTCAAGTGTTCCTAATTTATCTTCCATTTTTATAGCTTTTGCTCCGTTTAATGTTGCCATTTTTAATGCATCAAATGCACATATAGCTTTTGGATCATTTTCAACAGCTTTATTTAAGATACTTGCAAGATGAATTTCACGAAACATATTAAGACTATTATTTGAGGCAGCACCATCTGTACCTAAGCTAACATTTATACCCATATTTTTCATGTCAAAAACTCTTGCAAAGCCACTTGCTAGTTTAAGATTACTTGTAGGATTATTTAAAACATTTACATTTTTTTCTTTTAGTATTTTTAAATCTTCATCAGAAGTATTAGCACAATGAGCTGCTAAAGTATTAACTTCAAACATTCCTAATTCATTAACATATTGAATTGGAGACAAGCCGTTTTCTTCTATAGAGTTCTTAACTTCTGATTTTGATTCATTAAGGTGTATATGAATAGATAAATTGTTTTTCTTTGCAGCATTTATACATTTAGTCAAAAAGTCTTTATTACAAGTATATACAGCATGTGGAGCTATCATAATTTGTAGCATATCATTATTTTTATATTTTTTTGAAAGTTCAATCACTTCATTTAAGTTATTTTCAGCATTTTCTCCACTTGTAAGTCCTCTGCAAATCGCAGCTCTCATTGGCAATTTTTCTAATGCTTTTATTGTTTGGTCTACAAAAAAATACATATCTACAAAGGTTGTTGTTCCTGTTTTAATCATTTCAATCATAGCAAGCAATGAGGCATAGTATATATCTTCAGGAATAAGCTTGTTTTCAATAGGGAAAATATTATTAAATAACCAATCTTCCAAATTTACATCATCTGCATAATTTCTCATTAATACCATTGATATATGTGTATGTGTATTTATTAGTCCTGGAAGAGCTAATAAATTTTCACCATCTATAATTTTATCGGCGACAAAATCACTTAGTTCATCACCAATATGTGTTATATATTTTCCTTTAATGTAGATATTGGAGTTATTTAAAATTTCGTTTTCGTTTCTCATTGTTACAATAGAAACATTTTTTATCAGAATATTCAAATTCCCACCTTCTTTTTTTTGGTCCTATGATATCACATTTTTTTTCAATTATCTACTATAAATCTAAAAAAAGACTTGACATATAAATTTGATTGCTGTATTATATATCTATAATAGCAATTAATGAAGGAGGGTTTTATGGAATATGATAAAAGAATACCAATATACATTCAAATATCAGATTTAATTGTTTCAGAAATATTAAATGGATATTTGAAAGCAGGAGATCCTGTAATTTCAGTAAGAGATGCCTCTAAAAAATATCAAGTAAATCCAAACACTATATTAAATGCTTATAAAGAACTTGAAAATAGAGGACTTCTTTATACTAAAAGAGGAATTGGTTTTTTTGTTACAGAAGAACAAGGACAATTGGAAGAGCTGAAGAAATACAAATTTGAAAAAATCGTTGAAGATTTTCTTACTACTCTATATAATATGGGTTATAGTAATAATGATTTAACAAAAACTCTTATTGAAAGGGGGATAATAAATGAATAATATCCTTGAAATAAAAAATCTTAATAAAAAAATATACAAAAAAGAAATTTTAAAAAACATTAATCTTACTTTAAGTGAAGGAAAAATAATGGCTTTATTAGGACCTAACGGTTCAGGTAAAACATCACTTCTTAAGATTATAGCATCACTTTCTCATCAAAATTCTGGAGAAATACTTATAAATGGTGAAAAACCTGGATTAAATACAAAAAAATATGTTAGTTTCTTATCAGATATGGAGATTTTACCTACTCAATTAAATATTAAACAAGCTATAAATTTATATAAATCATTTTTTGAAGATTTTGATGTAGAAAAATCAAATAAATTATTAAATGACCTTAACTTAGATATGAATCAAGAAATTTCTACATTATCAAAGGGAATGAAAGAAAAATTTTATTTAATACTTTGTCTTTCAAGAAATGCTAAATTATATATATTAGACGAGCCGATAGCAGGTGTTGATATATTAACCAGAGAAGAAATATTAAATATTATAATAGAAAATATACATGAAAATGCAGGTGTGATTATAACAACGCATTTAATTGATGATATAGAACATATATTTGATGAAATAGCATTTATAAATGATGGAAATATAATAGGTGTTCATAACGCAGAAGATATAAGAATAAAAGAAAAGATGACAGTATCAGAGTTTTATAAAAAAGTGTTTAGAAATGGAGGGAATTTAGATGTTTAAATATTTTAAATATGAATACCTTTCTCAATTAAAGTTTAATTTATATATATTTATTAGTGTAGTTATAATAAATGTATTATTAGTAGCAAAAGTTGGTAATATCTTGGGATTTGATTATAATGCAGCATTTAGTTTTGATGTATTTTTTGGATTATGTCTTGCAGGTGTGCATGGAATATTTTTCTATAATTGCATAAAATCATTTATAACAGA contains:
- the trxA gene encoding thioredoxin gives rise to the protein MSKVIYYGGENKVDVMLESVVAKEGFTLVNFFATWCGPCKSLAPVLEELSEEVNYSIIKIDVDQYTDLAAFYGVRSIPTTIIFKDGKPVETLIGGRSKETLVKEMQEIMSK
- the nox gene encoding H2O-forming NADH oxidase — encoded protein: MKVVVVGANHAGTAAINTMLDNYTNVEVTVFDKNSNISFLGCGMALWIGGQISGPEGLFYSSKEKLESKGANIHMETEVQEIDINNKIVYAKGKDGKEYKESYDKLILSTGSLPIDLPVKGKELENVQFVKLYQNAAEVIDKLKNTEIKHVTVVGAGYIGVELAEAFKRNGKEVTLIDACGDCLSSYYDAEFRAEISKVLAENGIELKFGERLQEIKGTTKVESIVTDKGEISTDMVILCAGFRPNTDLLKDKLELYKNAYKVNRKQETSVKDVYAIGDCATLYDNSIKNINYIALATNAVRSGIIAAHNACGTEIESIGVQGSNGISIYGLNMVSTGITEENAKILGMDVLSTSFKDLQKPAFITYNNDNVMIKIVYEKESRRIVGAQIASTQDISMGIHLFSLAIQEEVTIDKFKLLDIFFLPHFNQPYNYITMAALSAK
- a CDS encoding amidohydrolase: MNILIKNVSIVTMRNENEILNNSNIYIKGKYITHIGDELSDFVADKIIDGENLLALPGLINTHTHISMVLMRNYADDVNLEDWLFNNIFPIENKLIPEDIYYASLLAMIEMIKTGTTTFVDMYFFVDQTIKALEKLPMRAAICRGLTSGENAENNLNEVIELSKKYKNNDMLQIMIAPHAVYTCNKDFLTKCINAAKKNNLSIHIHLNESKSEVKNSIEENGLSPIQYVNELGMFEVNTLAAHCANTSDEDLKILKEKNVNVLNNPTSNLKLASGFARVFDMKNMGINVSLGTDGAASNNSLNMFREIHLASILNKAVENDPKAICAFDALKMATLNGAKAIKMEDKLGTLEANKLADLILIDINKTHLLPKNNLISMLSYSVSGFEVVTSIINGNIVMENGKITCIDEEEIKKALIKCHKNLMNR
- a CDS encoding ATP-binding cassette domain-containing protein, with protein sequence MNNILEIKNLNKKIYKKEILKNINLTLSEGKIMALLGPNGSGKTSLLKIIASLSHQNSGEILINGEKPGLNTKKYVSFLSDMEILPTQLNIKQAINLYKSFFEDFDVEKSNKLLNDLNLDMNQEISTLSKGMKEKFYLILCLSRNAKLYILDEPIAGVDILTREEILNIIIENIHENAGVIITTHLIDDIEHIFDEIAFINDGNIIGVHNAEDIRIKEKMTVSEFYKKVFRNGGNLDV
- a CDS encoding GntR family transcriptional regulator, with protein sequence MEYDKRIPIYIQISDLIVSEILNGYLKAGDPVISVRDASKKYQVNPNTILNAYKELENRGLLYTKRGIGFFVTEEQGQLEELKKYKFEKIVEDFLTTLYNMGYSNNDLTKTLIERGIINE
- a CDS encoding DMT family transporter; this translates as MGNNIIYPLLAIVAGISVTLQGPINTSLGKSLKSPDLATFWAFFGGTVLIGIYLLAKKEPVPDLAQIKEIPVWSYLGAVTGIIYVALVILVTPKLGVGTTTVLLLLAQIITALVLDHFGVFGFIAKPINLVKVAGVVLMTGGVFLISK
- the dusA gene encoding tRNA dihydrouridine(20/20a) synthase DusA encodes the protein MKKISIAPMVDRTTNHFRDFIRLINKDVTLYTEMITDKAIINGDEKKLLEFNEKQQPLVLQIATSSEKDISLAMKKINKYDYSEIDVNAGCPSNRVSDNKMGAYLMSDIEFLCKIVREIKNNTDKPVTVKHRIGIDGTGILKNDKKIVSYEELLYFIDKLNEQGVNKFIIHSRIAILKGLTPDENRKIPKLDYGMVYKVKKDRPHLNIEINGGIKTMEEVHEHLKYVDSVMIGRAAYDNPMLLNVKQISYEQILEGIIRDISNLKGKPYHYLMHTLGLFYGTKYSKLWKNCVARTDVCEKNVQNFLKTYFKN